Proteins encoded in a region of the Larimichthys crocea isolate SSNF chromosome XVI, L_crocea_2.0, whole genome shotgun sequence genome:
- the ormdl3 gene encoding ORM1-like protein 3 has translation MNVGTAHSEVNPNTRVMNSRGMWLSYILGIGLLHVILLSIPFASVPVVWTLTNLIHNLCMYLLLHTVKGTPFETPDQGKARLLTHWEQMDYGVQFTASRKFLTITPIVLYILTSFYTKYDRVHFVVNTVSLLTVLIPKLPQLHGVRIFGINKY, from the exons ATGAACGTGGGCACGGCGCACAGCGAGGTGAACCCCAACACTCGAGTGATGAACAGCAGAGGAATGTGGTTGTCGTACATCTTGGGCATCGGCCTCCTGCACGTCATCCTACTCAGCATTCCCTTCGCCAGCGTACCCGTGGTCTGGACGCTCACCAACCTCATTCACAATCTG TGCATGTATCTCCTGCTTCACACGGTCAAGGGGACTCCCTTTGAGACCCCGGATCAGGGAAAGGCTCGCCTCCTCACACACTGGGAGCAGATGGACTACGGTGTGCAGTTTACGGCTTCACGCAAGTTCCTCACCATCACGCCTATTGTCCT GTATATACTCACCAGCTTCTACACCAAATACGACCGGGTCCATTTTGTGGTCAACACTGTTTCCTTGCTCACTGTACTCATCCCCAAGCTGCCCCAACTGCACGGTGTGAGGATCTTTGGGATTAATAAGTACTGA